One Rissa tridactyla isolate bRisTri1 chromosome 1, bRisTri1.patW.cur.20221130, whole genome shotgun sequence DNA segment encodes these proteins:
- the LOC128904324 gene encoding T-cell receptor-associated transmembrane adapter 1, which translates to MHCHFSVWGILAFVSLALVVSLILNISHYMKKKQAKRYKDYEDNSPSYDDYCTEDDPVYGNLNQGILEECCYEQMKSPPQRPVNQLQVEPASQMCYASLDHSVKGKRRKPRRKTDPSLQGDEEERSSNPTAVASKVSIYLNSEQLAAENTAVEAIHDDPIRLMGFIHTTKGENI; encoded by the exons atgcactgccatttttctgtctggggAATTTTGGCCTTTGTGAGTTTGGCTCTGGTTGTTTCGTTGATACTGAACATTTCACACTATATGAAAAAGAAGCAAG CTAAAAGATATAAAGACTATGAAGACAACAGTCCAAG CTACGATGACTATTGCACAGAAGATGACCCAGTTTACGGCAATCTCAATCAAGGTATTTTAG AGGAATGTTGTTACGAGCAGATGAAGTCCCCCCCTCAAAGGCCAGTTAACCAACTACag GTGGAGCCTGCCAGTCAGATGTGTTATGCCTCACTTGATCACAGCGTCAAGGGAAAACGCAGAAAACCAAGGAGGAAGACAGACCCTTCGTTACAGGGGGATGAAGAAGAAAGATCATCTAACCCCACCGCGGTGGCTTCCAAAGTCAGCATTTACCTGAATAGCGAGCAGCTGgctgctgaaaacacagcagtagAAGCCATTCACGATGATCCCATCAGATTAATGGGTTTCATTCATACTACGAAAGGAGAGAACATTTGA